The Vespula vulgaris chromosome 2, iyVesVulg1.1, whole genome shotgun sequence genome has a segment encoding these proteins:
- the LOC127061354 gene encoding dual oxidase isoform X1 — translation MTGKRLFLARFFKRLRLFLWALWIVLLVETGAFHNDVEKQRYDGWYNNLAHPNWGSIGNRLIRKIPAAYSDGVYALAGQDRPSPRKLSDLFMQGDEGLPSVKNRTALFAFFGQLVTSEIIMASESGCPIEFHRIDVDKCDPVFDKECQGNKYIPFLRADYDRQTGRSPNSPREQINKVTSWIDGSFIYSSSEAWANTMRAFKNGSLLMEPSRKFPVRNTMRAPLFNHAVPHVMRMLSPERLYLLGDPRTNQHPPLLSLGILFYRWHNVIASRVQREYPDMSDEEIFQKARRIVIGTLQNIILYEYLPTLLDEELPAYTGYKTDLHPGISHIFQSAAFRFGHTLIPPGIYRRDERCEFRKTNAGQAAIRLCSTWWDSNEILANSTIEELIMGMSSQIAEKEDNLLGTDIRNNLFGPMEFSRRDLGALNIMRGRDNGLPDYNTARKHFKLTPRKTWNEINPDLFNKNPSLLRTLVEIHSNNLNNVDVYVGGMLESSDGPGELFAAVIKEQFLRLRDSDRFWFENEESGIFTKSEIEDIRRVTLWDVITNATNISPDTIQKRVFLWEENDPCPQPFQLNSSVLEPCLPLQRYDYFEGSEFVYIYACVFLGFFPILCAGAAYGLVKLQNRRRRRLRILQEEIQRRSDNRICVDKMVVREWLHANHRRLVKVRFGPEAALHIVDRKGEKLRTFDFSGVNTITIEESQESESGHRKALVLLRIPRDYDLVLELDSLASRRKFIAKLEAFLSSHKKHCTLFQVNRDVMLAKAETKERRQKKLEQFFREAYALTFGLRPGERRRRSEDSDTGEVITAMRTSLSKSEFASALGMRPDAVFVKKMFNIVDKDGDGRISFQEFLDTVLLFSRGKTEDKLRIIFDMCDKDSNGVIDKEELSEMLRSLVEIARTTSLSDDHVTELIDGMFQDAGLERKNYLTYNDFKLMMKEYKGDFVAIGLDCKGAKQNFLDMSTNVARMTSFQIDQLPPEDSKNWARKQWDAISTFLEENRQNIFYLFVFYVITIALFVERFIHYSFMAEHTDLRHIMGVGIAITRGSAAALSFCYSLLLLTMSRNLLTKLKEFSIQQYIPLDSHIQFHKIAACTALFFSILHTVGHIVNFYHVSTQPIAHLRCLTNEISFPSDAKPTITFWLFQTVTGLTGILLFLVMTIIFVFAHPTIRQKAYKFFSLTHSLYVLFYALSLIHGLARLTGSPRFWIFFVGPAIIYALDKVVSLRTKYMALDIIETELLPSDVIKIKFYRPPNLKYLSGQWVRLSCTVFRSNEFHSFTLTSAPHENFLSCHIKAQGPWTWKLRNYFDPCNYNPEDEHPKIRIEGPFGGGNQDWYKFEVAVMVGGGIGVTPYASMLNDLVFGTSTNRYSGVACKKVYFLWICPSHKHFEWFIDVLRDVERKDVTDVLEIHIFITQFFHKFDLRTTMLYICENHFQRLSKKSIFTGLKAINHFGRPDMTSFLKFVQKKHSYVSKIGVFSCGPRPLTKSVMSACDEVNKGRRLPYFIHHFENFG, via the exons aTGACAGGGAAACGTCTTTTTTTGGCCCGCTTCTTCAAACGATTGCGTTTGTTTCTCTGGGCTCTCTGGATCGTGTTACTCGTTGAAACCG GAGCGTTTCACAATGATGTGGAAAAACAAAGATACGATGGATGGTACAACAACTTGGCTCATCCGAATTGGGGATCGATCGGCAA TAGGCTGATAAGAAAGATACCTGCAGCTTATTCGGATGGTGTCTATGCATTGGCTGGCCAAGACAGACCCTCGCCAAGAAAGCTAAGCGATCTCTTTATGCAAGGGGATGAAGGTTTACCCTCCGTTAAAAATCGAACTGCTCTCTTCGCCTTTTTCG GACAACTGGTCACGTCGGAAATAATCATGGCCAGCGAAAGTGGCTGTCCTATAGAGTTCCATCGTATCGACGTGGATAAATGCGATCCGGTTTTCGACAAGGAGTGCCAAGGTAACAAGTACATTCCTTTCCTACGTGCCGATTACGACCGCCAAACTGGACGTAGCCCGAACAGCCCTCGCGAACAG ATAAATAAAGTAACAAGCTGGATCGATGGTAGCTTCATATACTCCAGTAGCGAGGCATGGGCGAACACGATGCGAGCATTCAAGAACGGAAGTCTCCTCATGGAACCGAGCAGAAAATTTCCCGTGAGAAACACCATGCGCGCTCCACTCTTCAATCATGCCGTTCCGCACGTTATGAGAATGCTCAGTCCAGAACGGCTTTATC TACTCGGAGATCCAAGAACCAATCAACATCCACCGTTACTCTCATTAGGGATCCTATTCTATCGTTGGCATAACGTTATAGCGAGCCGTGTACAACGAGAATATCCCGACATGTCCGACGAAGAAATCTTTCAGAAGGCACGACGTATAGTTATAGGAACACTACAG AACATCATTTTATACGAATACCTTCCCACGCTGTTGGACGAAGAATTGCCAGCGTATACCGGCTATAAAACTGATCTCCATCCAGGAATAAgtcatatttttcaaagtgCTGCTTTTCGTTTTGGACATACTCTTATACCGCCTGGTATATACAGACGTGACGAAAGATGCGAGTTTCGAAAGACTAACGCGGGTCAAGCCGCGATCAGACTCTGCTCTACTTGGTGGGATTCGAAC GAAATTTTAGCGAATAGTACGATAGAAGAATTAATCATGGGAATGAGTTCTCAAATAGCTGAGAAGGAGGACAATCTTCTCGGTACGGATATACGAAACAATCTATTCGGGCCAATGGAATTTTCACGCAGAGATCTCGGTGCTCTTAATATCATGCGTGGTCGCGATAATGGATTACCGGATTACAATACCGCGCGAAAACATTTCAAGTTAACGCCAAGGAAAACATGGAACGAGATTAATCCTGACTTATTCAACAAAAATCCATCTCTACTGCGTACTCTCGTTGAAATCCATTCGAACAATTTAAATAACGTTGATGTTTACGTCGGCGGTATGTTGGAATCCAGTGATGGACCCGGGGAACTTTTTGCTGCGGTTATTAAAGAGCAATTTTTACGCTTGAGGGACTCCGATCGCTTTTGGTTTGAAAATGAAGAGTCTGG aatttttacaaaaagcgAAATTGAAGATATACGCCGTGTGACATTGTGGGATGTGATCACAAACGCAACCAATATTTCGCCGGACACGATTCAAAAACGAGTATTCCTATGGGAGGAAAACGATCCGTGTCCTCAACCTTTCCAATTGAACTCATCCGTACTCGAGCCCTGTTTACCGTTGCAACGATACGACTACTTCGAA GGTAGCGAGTTCGTCTACATCTATGCCTGCGTTTTCCTCGGATTTTTCCCAATTTTATGCGCTGGAGCCGCTTATGGCTTAGTAAAACTACAGAACCGACGGAGACGTCGTTTACGTATACTTCAAGAAGAAATTCAAAGGAGAAGCGACAACCGAATTTGCGTCGACAAGATGGTCGTTCGCGAATGGCTGCACGCAAATCATCGTCGCTTGGTGAAAGTTCGTTTCGGTCCTGAAGCAGCTTTGCATATCGTCGATCGAAAGGGCGAGAAACTTCGTACGTTCGATTTTAGTGGCGTTAATACAATAACCATAGAAGAGTCTCag gaAAGCGAAAGCGGGCATAGAAAGGCGCTGGTATTGTTACGTATACCGCGTGATTACGACCTTGTCCTTGAACTCGATTCCTTGGCCTCGCGCAGAAAGTTCATTGCGAAATTGGAAGCGTTCCTGTCGTCCCACAAGAAACATTGCACGCTTTTCCAAGTTAACCGCGATGTTATGCTCGCAAAAGCGGAAACTAAAGAACGTCGACAAAAGAAACTCGAACAG TTTTTCCGAGAAGCTTACGCGCTGACATTTGGTCTACGACCTGGggaaagacgacgacgatccgAGGATAGCGATACAGGCGAGGTTATTACAGCGATGCGCACATCTCTGTCGAAAAGCGAATTTGCTAGTGCTCTTGGTATGCGTCCTGATGCAGTTTTCGTGAAGAAAATGTTCAATATCGTCGACAAAGACGGCGATGGTCGCATATCCTTCCAAGAATTTCTCGATACCGTGTTGCTCTTTTCTCGTGGCAAAACCGAGGACAAATTGCGTATTATTTTTGACATGTGCGATAAGGACAGCAACGGTGTTATCGATAAAGAGGAATTATCCGAGATGTTAAGATCGCTCGTTGAGATTGCACGTACTACCAGTCTTTCCGATGATCATGTCACCGAACTCATCGATGGAATGTTTCAA GACGCTGGtcttgaaagaaagaattatcttACTTACAATGATTTCAAGTTAATGATGAAGGAATACAAAGGCGATTTTGTTGCAATTGGATTGGATTGTAAAGGAgcgaaacaaaattttctggATATGTCGACGAACGTCGCTCGAATGACAAGCTTTCAGATCGATCAGCTGCCACCCGAAGATTCGAAGAATTGGGCCCGCAAACAATGGGACGCGATATCGacttttctcgaagaaaatagacaaaatatattttatcttttcgtgtTTTACGTTATCACTATAGCTCTCTTCGTCGAAAGGTTTATAC ACTATTCATTCATGGCTGAACATACGGATTTGAGACACATTATGGGTGTTGGTATTGCGATAACTCGGGGATCAGCAGCAGCTTTGTCATTTTGTTACAGTTTATTACTTCTCACGATGTCTCGTAATCTATTGACCAAATTGAAAGAATTCTCGATCCAACAGTATATTCCACTGGATTCGCACATACAATTTCACAAAATAGCCGCGTGCACggctctctttttttccattttacatACGGTCGGACACATCGTGAATTTTTATCACGTATCGACGCAACCGATAGCGCATCTCCGCTGCCTCACAAACGAGATCAGTTTTCCAAGCGATGCGAAGCCAACTATTACATTTTGGCTCTTTCAAACGGTGACAG gCTTAACCGGTATTCTACTTTTCCTCGTAATGAcgatcatttttgttttcgcACATCCTACGATACGCCAAAAGgcatataaattcttttcgttaACTCACAGcttgtatgtattattttatgcaTTATCCCTGATCCACGGTTTAGCCAGATTAACTGGTTCTCCAAGATTTTGGATTTTCTTTGTTGGTCCGGCGATCATCTATGCTTTGGACAAG GTCGTAAGCTTGAGAACGAAATACATGGCTCTTGATATCATTGAGACGGAATTGTTACCCTCCGatgtaataaagataaaattttacagaCCTCCGAATCTTAAGTATCTCTCAGGTCAATGGGTACGTCTCTCATGTACAGTCTTTAGATCGAACGAGTTCCACTCATTCACCCTCACTTCTGCGCCCCACGAGAACTTCCTTTCGTGTCATATCAAAGCCCAAGGTCCATGGACCTGGAAATTACGGAACTACTTTGATCCTTGTAACTATAATCCGGAAGACGAGCACCCTAAAATACGAATCGAGGGACCGTTTGGAGGTGGAAATCAAGACTGGTATAAATTCGAAGTGGCAGTTATGGTCGGTGGGGGAATTGGAGTTACCCCGTATGCTTCTATGCTGAATGATCTCGTCTTTGGTACTTCCACTAATAGATATTCCGGAGTTGCTTGTAAAAAG GTATACTTTCTTTGGATATGCCCATCGCACAAACACTTTGAGTGGTTTATCGATGTTCTCAGAGATGTCGAAAGGAAAGACGTAACCGACGTTCTCGagatacacatatttataactCAGTTCTTTCATAAATTCGACTTACGTACTACCATGCTT TATATTTGTGAgaatcattttcaaagattATCTAAGAAGAGTATATTCACTGGACTGAAAGCCATTAATCATTTTGGTCGACCAGATATGACCTCGTTTCTAAAGTTTGTTCAAAAGAAACATAGTTAC GTCAGTAAAATAGGAGTATTTAGTTGTGGACCACGGCCTTTAACTAAAAGCGTAATGTCTGCTTGCGACGAGGTGAACAAGGGCCGTAGACTACCATACTTTATCCATCATTTTGAAAACTTTGGCTAG
- the LOC127061354 gene encoding dual oxidase isoform X2 has product MVQQLGSSELGIDRRLIRKIPAAYSDGVYALAGQDRPSPRKLSDLFMQGDEGLPSVKNRTALFAFFGQLVTSEIIMASESGCPIEFHRIDVDKCDPVFDKECQGNKYIPFLRADYDRQTGRSPNSPREQINKVTSWIDGSFIYSSSEAWANTMRAFKNGSLLMEPSRKFPVRNTMRAPLFNHAVPHVMRMLSPERLYLLGDPRTNQHPPLLSLGILFYRWHNVIASRVQREYPDMSDEEIFQKARRIVIGTLQNIILYEYLPTLLDEELPAYTGYKTDLHPGISHIFQSAAFRFGHTLIPPGIYRRDERCEFRKTNAGQAAIRLCSTWWDSNEILANSTIEELIMGMSSQIAEKEDNLLGTDIRNNLFGPMEFSRRDLGALNIMRGRDNGLPDYNTARKHFKLTPRKTWNEINPDLFNKNPSLLRTLVEIHSNNLNNVDVYVGGMLESSDGPGELFAAVIKEQFLRLRDSDRFWFENEESGIFTKSEIEDIRRVTLWDVITNATNISPDTIQKRVFLWEENDPCPQPFQLNSSVLEPCLPLQRYDYFEGSEFVYIYACVFLGFFPILCAGAAYGLVKLQNRRRRRLRILQEEIQRRSDNRICVDKMVVREWLHANHRRLVKVRFGPEAALHIVDRKGEKLRTFDFSGVNTITIEESQESESGHRKALVLLRIPRDYDLVLELDSLASRRKFIAKLEAFLSSHKKHCTLFQVNRDVMLAKAETKERRQKKLEQFFREAYALTFGLRPGERRRRSEDSDTGEVITAMRTSLSKSEFASALGMRPDAVFVKKMFNIVDKDGDGRISFQEFLDTVLLFSRGKTEDKLRIIFDMCDKDSNGVIDKEELSEMLRSLVEIARTTSLSDDHVTELIDGMFQDAGLERKNYLTYNDFKLMMKEYKGDFVAIGLDCKGAKQNFLDMSTNVARMTSFQIDQLPPEDSKNWARKQWDAISTFLEENRQNIFYLFVFYVITIALFVERFIHYSFMAEHTDLRHIMGVGIAITRGSAAALSFCYSLLLLTMSRNLLTKLKEFSIQQYIPLDSHIQFHKIAACTALFFSILHTVGHIVNFYHVSTQPIAHLRCLTNEISFPSDAKPTITFWLFQTVTGLTGILLFLVMTIIFVFAHPTIRQKAYKFFSLTHSLYVLFYALSLIHGLARLTGSPRFWIFFVGPAIIYALDKVVSLRTKYMALDIIETELLPSDVIKIKFYRPPNLKYLSGQWVRLSCTVFRSNEFHSFTLTSAPHENFLSCHIKAQGPWTWKLRNYFDPCNYNPEDEHPKIRIEGPFGGGNQDWYKFEVAVMVGGGIGVTPYASMLNDLVFGTSTNRYSGVACKKVYFLWICPSHKHFEWFIDVLRDVERKDVTDVLEIHIFITQFFHKFDLRTTMLYICENHFQRLSKKSIFTGLKAINHFGRPDMTSFLKFVQKKHSYVSKIGVFSCGPRPLTKSVMSACDEVNKGRRLPYFIHHFENFG; this is encoded by the exons ATGGTACAACAACTTGGCTCATCCGAATTGGGGATCGATCG TAGGCTGATAAGAAAGATACCTGCAGCTTATTCGGATGGTGTCTATGCATTGGCTGGCCAAGACAGACCCTCGCCAAGAAAGCTAAGCGATCTCTTTATGCAAGGGGATGAAGGTTTACCCTCCGTTAAAAATCGAACTGCTCTCTTCGCCTTTTTCG GACAACTGGTCACGTCGGAAATAATCATGGCCAGCGAAAGTGGCTGTCCTATAGAGTTCCATCGTATCGACGTGGATAAATGCGATCCGGTTTTCGACAAGGAGTGCCAAGGTAACAAGTACATTCCTTTCCTACGTGCCGATTACGACCGCCAAACTGGACGTAGCCCGAACAGCCCTCGCGAACAG ATAAATAAAGTAACAAGCTGGATCGATGGTAGCTTCATATACTCCAGTAGCGAGGCATGGGCGAACACGATGCGAGCATTCAAGAACGGAAGTCTCCTCATGGAACCGAGCAGAAAATTTCCCGTGAGAAACACCATGCGCGCTCCACTCTTCAATCATGCCGTTCCGCACGTTATGAGAATGCTCAGTCCAGAACGGCTTTATC TACTCGGAGATCCAAGAACCAATCAACATCCACCGTTACTCTCATTAGGGATCCTATTCTATCGTTGGCATAACGTTATAGCGAGCCGTGTACAACGAGAATATCCCGACATGTCCGACGAAGAAATCTTTCAGAAGGCACGACGTATAGTTATAGGAACACTACAG AACATCATTTTATACGAATACCTTCCCACGCTGTTGGACGAAGAATTGCCAGCGTATACCGGCTATAAAACTGATCTCCATCCAGGAATAAgtcatatttttcaaagtgCTGCTTTTCGTTTTGGACATACTCTTATACCGCCTGGTATATACAGACGTGACGAAAGATGCGAGTTTCGAAAGACTAACGCGGGTCAAGCCGCGATCAGACTCTGCTCTACTTGGTGGGATTCGAAC GAAATTTTAGCGAATAGTACGATAGAAGAATTAATCATGGGAATGAGTTCTCAAATAGCTGAGAAGGAGGACAATCTTCTCGGTACGGATATACGAAACAATCTATTCGGGCCAATGGAATTTTCACGCAGAGATCTCGGTGCTCTTAATATCATGCGTGGTCGCGATAATGGATTACCGGATTACAATACCGCGCGAAAACATTTCAAGTTAACGCCAAGGAAAACATGGAACGAGATTAATCCTGACTTATTCAACAAAAATCCATCTCTACTGCGTACTCTCGTTGAAATCCATTCGAACAATTTAAATAACGTTGATGTTTACGTCGGCGGTATGTTGGAATCCAGTGATGGACCCGGGGAACTTTTTGCTGCGGTTATTAAAGAGCAATTTTTACGCTTGAGGGACTCCGATCGCTTTTGGTTTGAAAATGAAGAGTCTGG aatttttacaaaaagcgAAATTGAAGATATACGCCGTGTGACATTGTGGGATGTGATCACAAACGCAACCAATATTTCGCCGGACACGATTCAAAAACGAGTATTCCTATGGGAGGAAAACGATCCGTGTCCTCAACCTTTCCAATTGAACTCATCCGTACTCGAGCCCTGTTTACCGTTGCAACGATACGACTACTTCGAA GGTAGCGAGTTCGTCTACATCTATGCCTGCGTTTTCCTCGGATTTTTCCCAATTTTATGCGCTGGAGCCGCTTATGGCTTAGTAAAACTACAGAACCGACGGAGACGTCGTTTACGTATACTTCAAGAAGAAATTCAAAGGAGAAGCGACAACCGAATTTGCGTCGACAAGATGGTCGTTCGCGAATGGCTGCACGCAAATCATCGTCGCTTGGTGAAAGTTCGTTTCGGTCCTGAAGCAGCTTTGCATATCGTCGATCGAAAGGGCGAGAAACTTCGTACGTTCGATTTTAGTGGCGTTAATACAATAACCATAGAAGAGTCTCag gaAAGCGAAAGCGGGCATAGAAAGGCGCTGGTATTGTTACGTATACCGCGTGATTACGACCTTGTCCTTGAACTCGATTCCTTGGCCTCGCGCAGAAAGTTCATTGCGAAATTGGAAGCGTTCCTGTCGTCCCACAAGAAACATTGCACGCTTTTCCAAGTTAACCGCGATGTTATGCTCGCAAAAGCGGAAACTAAAGAACGTCGACAAAAGAAACTCGAACAG TTTTTCCGAGAAGCTTACGCGCTGACATTTGGTCTACGACCTGGggaaagacgacgacgatccgAGGATAGCGATACAGGCGAGGTTATTACAGCGATGCGCACATCTCTGTCGAAAAGCGAATTTGCTAGTGCTCTTGGTATGCGTCCTGATGCAGTTTTCGTGAAGAAAATGTTCAATATCGTCGACAAAGACGGCGATGGTCGCATATCCTTCCAAGAATTTCTCGATACCGTGTTGCTCTTTTCTCGTGGCAAAACCGAGGACAAATTGCGTATTATTTTTGACATGTGCGATAAGGACAGCAACGGTGTTATCGATAAAGAGGAATTATCCGAGATGTTAAGATCGCTCGTTGAGATTGCACGTACTACCAGTCTTTCCGATGATCATGTCACCGAACTCATCGATGGAATGTTTCAA GACGCTGGtcttgaaagaaagaattatcttACTTACAATGATTTCAAGTTAATGATGAAGGAATACAAAGGCGATTTTGTTGCAATTGGATTGGATTGTAAAGGAgcgaaacaaaattttctggATATGTCGACGAACGTCGCTCGAATGACAAGCTTTCAGATCGATCAGCTGCCACCCGAAGATTCGAAGAATTGGGCCCGCAAACAATGGGACGCGATATCGacttttctcgaagaaaatagacaaaatatattttatcttttcgtgtTTTACGTTATCACTATAGCTCTCTTCGTCGAAAGGTTTATAC ACTATTCATTCATGGCTGAACATACGGATTTGAGACACATTATGGGTGTTGGTATTGCGATAACTCGGGGATCAGCAGCAGCTTTGTCATTTTGTTACAGTTTATTACTTCTCACGATGTCTCGTAATCTATTGACCAAATTGAAAGAATTCTCGATCCAACAGTATATTCCACTGGATTCGCACATACAATTTCACAAAATAGCCGCGTGCACggctctctttttttccattttacatACGGTCGGACACATCGTGAATTTTTATCACGTATCGACGCAACCGATAGCGCATCTCCGCTGCCTCACAAACGAGATCAGTTTTCCAAGCGATGCGAAGCCAACTATTACATTTTGGCTCTTTCAAACGGTGACAG gCTTAACCGGTATTCTACTTTTCCTCGTAATGAcgatcatttttgttttcgcACATCCTACGATACGCCAAAAGgcatataaattcttttcgttaACTCACAGcttgtatgtattattttatgcaTTATCCCTGATCCACGGTTTAGCCAGATTAACTGGTTCTCCAAGATTTTGGATTTTCTTTGTTGGTCCGGCGATCATCTATGCTTTGGACAAG GTCGTAAGCTTGAGAACGAAATACATGGCTCTTGATATCATTGAGACGGAATTGTTACCCTCCGatgtaataaagataaaattttacagaCCTCCGAATCTTAAGTATCTCTCAGGTCAATGGGTACGTCTCTCATGTACAGTCTTTAGATCGAACGAGTTCCACTCATTCACCCTCACTTCTGCGCCCCACGAGAACTTCCTTTCGTGTCATATCAAAGCCCAAGGTCCATGGACCTGGAAATTACGGAACTACTTTGATCCTTGTAACTATAATCCGGAAGACGAGCACCCTAAAATACGAATCGAGGGACCGTTTGGAGGTGGAAATCAAGACTGGTATAAATTCGAAGTGGCAGTTATGGTCGGTGGGGGAATTGGAGTTACCCCGTATGCTTCTATGCTGAATGATCTCGTCTTTGGTACTTCCACTAATAGATATTCCGGAGTTGCTTGTAAAAAG GTATACTTTCTTTGGATATGCCCATCGCACAAACACTTTGAGTGGTTTATCGATGTTCTCAGAGATGTCGAAAGGAAAGACGTAACCGACGTTCTCGagatacacatatttataactCAGTTCTTTCATAAATTCGACTTACGTACTACCATGCTT TATATTTGTGAgaatcattttcaaagattATCTAAGAAGAGTATATTCACTGGACTGAAAGCCATTAATCATTTTGGTCGACCAGATATGACCTCGTTTCTAAAGTTTGTTCAAAAGAAACATAGTTAC GTCAGTAAAATAGGAGTATTTAGTTGTGGACCACGGCCTTTAACTAAAAGCGTAATGTCTGCTTGCGACGAGGTGAACAAGGGCCGTAGACTACCATACTTTATCCATCATTTTGAAAACTTTGGCTAG